A single genomic interval of Adhaeribacter pallidiroseus harbors:
- the plsX gene encoding phosphate acyltransferase PlsX: MRIALDAMGGDFAPDAIVQGAILASQDLPEDAEIVLIGQEEVVRECLQKHGSTSSRISIVAASQVIQMGEHPTKALTQKPDSSISKGYQLLKLKEIDAFCSAGNTGAMLVGAMFSVKAVEGVLRPAIVGFVPKVNGSTGIFLDVGANAECKPEVLEQFGELGSIYAVNVLGIANPKVGLMNLGEEEGKGTVNLQAAHQLLKNNQSLNFIGNIEGRDLFNDKADVIVCDGFIGNVILKLSESIYDILLSKNIADPYFDKFNYEAVGGSPILGINGNAIIGHGVSSPTATCNMLHLAYQMAKSGITEQIQKTFSS, translated from the coding sequence ATGAGAATAGCCCTCGACGCTATGGGCGGTGATTTTGCTCCGGACGCTATTGTTCAGGGAGCAATTTTGGCTTCCCAGGATTTGCCGGAAGATGCCGAAATAGTTTTAATTGGTCAGGAAGAAGTAGTGCGGGAGTGTTTGCAAAAACATGGTTCTACTTCTTCCCGGATTTCCATCGTTGCGGCGAGTCAGGTAATCCAAATGGGCGAGCATCCCACCAAGGCGCTCACGCAAAAACCAGATTCAAGTATATCCAAAGGCTATCAATTACTAAAGTTAAAAGAAATTGATGCTTTTTGTAGCGCCGGTAATACCGGAGCCATGCTGGTGGGTGCTATGTTCAGTGTAAAGGCCGTAGAGGGAGTTTTAAGACCCGCTATTGTGGGCTTTGTGCCCAAAGTAAATGGTAGTACCGGTATTTTCTTGGATGTAGGCGCAAATGCCGAATGTAAACCCGAAGTACTCGAACAGTTTGGGGAACTGGGTTCTATTTACGCCGTTAATGTTTTAGGCATTGCTAACCCCAAAGTAGGTTTAATGAACCTCGGGGAAGAAGAAGGCAAAGGCACCGTAAATCTACAGGCGGCGCACCAGCTGTTAAAAAATAACCAAAGTCTTAATTTTATTGGTAACATCGAAGGCCGCGATTTATTCAACGACAAAGCCGATGTTATCGTCTGCGATGGCTTTATCGGTAACGTCATTCTCAAGTTATCCGAATCTATCTACGATATTTTGTTGAGTAAAAATATTGCTGACCCCTACTTCGACAAGTTTAATTACGAAGCCGTAGGCGGCAGCCCTATTCTGGGTATTAATGGCAATGCCATTATCGGGCACGGGGTATCCAGCCCAACTGCTACTTGTAATATGTTGCATCTGGCCTACCAAATGGCTAAATCCGGTATTACGGAGCAGATTCAAAAAACATTCAGTAGCTGA
- the mgtE gene encoding magnesium transporter — protein sequence MPLEITKAFVEEIEAAIAQNDAALVLANLEDLYPADITTVLYELNAQQSKYVLDLLEPEVGSEILSSLDAEIRNNFLKNFTSEEIARYVNLMESDDAVDVLNEQKVQVREEVISLLDNEEKAADIIDLLHYEEDSAGGLMAKELIKVNINWRVGQCIDEIRRQAETVEQVYGVYVVDDKDKLLGRLGLKTLILASDHTPIDQLFDPDVIRIESYKKDTDVVEIMQKYNLDSIPVVDAQNKLLGRITIDDVLDVIQEQAETTRQLMTGITENIEEDDSILRLSRARLPWLLIAMIGGLMGARLIKVFEAEISLIPAMAMFTPLITATGGNVGIQSSSLIIQTLAHNSLIQDNFSRRLLKVLLVALINACVISGLVLSFNVILEEDLRLAVVVSVALFSVVVLSSIMGTVTPMLLDKMGINPAVAAGPFITTANDLLGLAVYFLVAHLLLLDFFQK from the coding sequence ATGCCGCTGGAAATAACCAAAGCTTTTGTTGAAGAAATTGAAGCGGCCATCGCGCAAAACGATGCGGCGCTGGTATTAGCTAATCTGGAAGATTTATATCCGGCTGATATTACAACGGTGCTGTACGAGTTGAATGCCCAGCAATCCAAGTACGTACTGGATTTGTTGGAACCCGAAGTTGGGTCGGAAATTTTGAGCAGCCTGGATGCCGAAATCCGGAATAATTTTTTAAAAAATTTCACCAGCGAAGAAATTGCCCGGTACGTTAACCTTATGGAATCGGACGATGCGGTAGACGTATTAAACGAGCAAAAGGTACAGGTTCGGGAAGAAGTAATATCCCTGCTCGACAACGAGGAAAAAGCCGCCGACATTATTGATTTGCTGCATTACGAAGAAGACAGCGCCGGCGGCTTAATGGCCAAAGAACTCATTAAAGTAAACATAAACTGGCGGGTAGGGCAGTGCATCGACGAAATCAGAAGACAGGCAGAAACTGTAGAGCAAGTTTATGGCGTGTACGTGGTGGATGATAAAGATAAATTACTGGGCCGGCTCGGTCTGAAAACCTTGATTCTAGCCAGTGATCATACGCCCATTGACCAACTGTTCGATCCGGATGTGATTCGTATTGAATCGTACAAAAAAGACACGGACGTGGTAGAGATTATGCAGAAGTATAATCTTGATTCCATTCCGGTGGTAGATGCTCAAAACAAACTGCTCGGCCGCATTACCATCGACGATGTGCTGGATGTAATTCAGGAACAAGCCGAAACTACCCGCCAGTTAATGACCGGTATTACCGAAAACATTGAAGAAGACGACAGCATTTTGCGTTTGTCGCGGGCCCGTTTGCCTTGGCTGCTCATTGCCATGATTGGCGGTTTAATGGGAGCCCGGTTAATAAAAGTATTTGAAGCGGAGATTTCGCTAATACCCGCTATGGCTATGTTTACGCCCCTGATTACCGCCACCGGCGGCAACGTAGGCATTCAATCGTCGTCTTTAATAATTCAAACGCTGGCGCATAATTCTTTAATTCAGGATAATTTTTCCCGGCGCTTGTTAAAAGTTCTTCTGGTGGCTTTAATCAATGCCTGCGTAATTTCGGGTTTGGTGCTAAGCTTTAACGTAATACTGGAAGAAGACCTGCGGTTAGCGGTGGTGGTTTCGGTAGCTTTGTTTAGCGTAGTAGTACTGTCATCGATAATGGGCACCGTTACTCCCATGCTGCTGGATAAAATGGGTATTAACCCGGCCGTAGCAGCCGGACCTTTTATTACCACCGCTAACGACTTGCTGGGGCTGGCCGTTTATTTTCTGGTAGCCCATCTTTTATTATTAGACTTCTTTCAAAAGTAA
- the ruvC gene encoding crossover junction endodeoxyribonuclease RuvC encodes MLRNTPTLLSGKLILGVDPGTNVMGFSIIEVSGSKVKVLEYDALSFKKAPNHAVKLKRIFDNTLLLIEKYLPDEMAIEAQFYSTNVQSMLKLGRAQGVAIAAALSRDIPYVEYAPKRIKQSITGNGNASKEQVALMLGQILKLPTDAPKLLDATDALAVALCHHYQKGINTQAGTKSWKSFITDNPGRVK; translated from the coding sequence ATGCTACGCAACACTCCTACCCTCCTTTCCGGCAAACTAATTCTCGGCGTAGACCCGGGCACCAATGTTATGGGTTTTAGTATTATTGAAGTAAGTGGCTCTAAAGTAAAAGTATTAGAATACGATGCCCTTTCTTTTAAAAAAGCCCCCAACCACGCCGTTAAATTAAAGCGCATTTTTGATAATACCTTGTTGCTGATTGAGAAATACCTGCCCGATGAAATGGCCATTGAAGCGCAGTTTTACTCTACCAACGTGCAAAGTATGCTGAAACTCGGCCGGGCCCAGGGCGTAGCTATAGCCGCCGCCTTATCGCGCGACATCCCCTATGTGGAATATGCTCCTAAACGTATTAAACAATCCATCACTGGTAATGGTAATGCCTCGAAAGAACAAGTGGCGCTCATGCTGGGGCAAATTTTAAAATTACCCACCGATGCTCCTAAACTTTTGGATGCTACCGATGCTCTGGCCGTAGCCCTGTGTCATCACTACCAGAAAGGCATTAATACCCAAGCCGGTACCAAATCCTGGAAAAGCTTTATTACAGATAATCCGGGTAGGGTGAAGTAA
- the rsmA gene encoding 16S rRNA (adenine(1518)-N(6)/adenine(1519)-N(6))-dimethyltransferase RsmA: protein MKKVNPKKHLGQHFLTDETIAARIVDQLQLPRGVHQVLEIGPGMGVLTNYLVQRTAFTTTLIDIDRESIAYLKQHYSELTVRIIEADFLKINLENLFTGVFSIIGNFPYNISSQIFFKVLENRQRVVEVVCMLQKEVAERIAAGPGSKVYGILSVLLQAFYTIKYQFTVGREVFDPPPQVLSGVITLVRNEVVHLPCNEKKFFEVVKLSFGTRRKTLRNCLRPYNLPEVITGQPIFNKRAEQLAVADFVYLTQLVEANAS from the coding sequence GTGAAAAAAGTAAATCCTAAAAAGCACCTCGGCCAACACTTTCTGACCGACGAAACCATTGCGGCCCGCATTGTAGACCAACTGCAATTACCCCGGGGTGTGCACCAGGTACTCGAAATTGGCCCCGGTATGGGTGTACTGACTAATTACCTGGTGCAACGTACCGCGTTTACAACCACGCTGATTGATATTGACCGGGAATCCATTGCTTATTTAAAGCAACACTACTCGGAGTTAACAGTCCGGATTATAGAAGCTGATTTTTTAAAAATAAACCTGGAAAATCTGTTTACGGGCGTTTTTTCCATTATTGGTAACTTTCCTTATAACATTTCCAGCCAGATTTTTTTTAAAGTTTTGGAAAATCGCCAGCGGGTAGTAGAGGTGGTGTGTATGCTGCAAAAAGAAGTGGCCGAACGTATTGCCGCCGGCCCAGGTTCGAAAGTTTACGGCATTTTAAGTGTGTTGCTGCAAGCCTTTTACACCATTAAATACCAGTTTACGGTGGGCCGCGAGGTATTTGATCCGCCACCGCAGGTTTTATCCGGGGTAATTACTTTGGTCCGGAACGAGGTAGTGCATTTGCCATGTAACGAGAAAAAGTTTTTTGAAGTCGTAAAGCTGAGTTTCGGCACGCGCCGGAAAACCTTGCGCAATTGTTTGCGTCCCTATAACTTACCCGAAGTTATTACGGGGCAGCCTATTTTTAATAAAAGGGCTGAGCAACTAGCGGTAGCTGATTTTGTTTATTTAACGCAATTGGTAGAGGCCAATGCTTCCTGA
- a CDS encoding HIT family protein yields the protein MESIFTKIINGSIPAYKVAEDDRFLAFLDISPLQKGHTLVVPKQQIDYIFNLEDTLLADLHLFTKKVALAVEKATGAARIGVAVIGFEVPHAHIHLIPINNLDDMNFANPKLKIAPDEMESLAQKIQNNL from the coding sequence ATGGAAAGTATTTTCACCAAAATTATCAACGGCAGTATTCCGGCTTACAAAGTAGCCGAAGACGATCGTTTCCTGGCTTTCCTGGATATTAGTCCGCTGCAAAAAGGCCATACGCTGGTAGTTCCGAAACAACAAATTGATTATATTTTTAACCTGGAAGATACTTTACTGGCTGATTTACACCTATTCACAAAGAAAGTAGCTTTGGCCGTAGAAAAAGCAACGGGTGCCGCCCGGATTGGCGTAGCCGTTATCGGGTTTGAAGTGCCCCACGCGCACATTCATCTGATTCCGATTAACAACCTGGACGATATGAATTTTGCCAACCCCAAACTAAAAATAGCTCCAGACGAAATGGAAAGTTTGGCTCAGAAAATTCAAAATAATCTTTGA
- a CDS encoding IS5 family transposase (programmed frameshift) codes for MVTKYEQIRFLSEALFRRLTGVHKATFEHMKAVLSEQIAKNKKVLGRPSRLSEADQVLMMLEYNREYRTYFHIAQSYQVSEATAFRLITRAENLLLQSGEFSLPGKKALLQSSISYQVVLVDATETRIERPPKKQRRYYSAKKKQHHLKTQMIVDKKSGKIICTHFAKGAVHDFQLFKCSQLKLPTPILLLADSGYQGIKKLIPQAHTPKKASKHYPLTRQDQQQNRALSSQRIKIENVFGFLKRFKIFATKYRNRRKRFGLRFNLFAAIANYDTI; via the exons ATGGTGACAAAATACGAACAAATCCGCTTTTTAAGCGAAGCTCTTTTCCGGCGCTTAACAGGGGTGCATAAAGCCACCTTTGAGCACATGAAAGCAGTTTTAAGCGAACAAATAGCCAAAAACAAGAAAGTTCTCGGTCGTCCTAGTCGCTTGTCGGAGGCCGATCAAGTATTGATGATGTTAGAATATAATCGGGAATACCGGACCTATTTTCACATCGCTCAGAGCTACCAAGTGAGTGAAGCCACGGCCTTCCGCTTGATTACACGAGCGGAAAATCTTTTACTCCAATCCGGGGAATTTAGCTTACCTGGCAAAAAAGCCCTTCTCCAAAGTTCCATCAGTTACCAAGTAGTACTGGTAGATGCTACGGAGACAAGAATCGAACGTCCCC CAAAAAAACAAAGACGCTACTACTCGGCTAAAAAGAAACAACATCATCTGAAAACACAAATGATAGTGGATAAGAAGAGCGGAAAAATCATTTGTACGCATTTTGCCAAAGGAGCAGTGCATGATTTCCAACTTTTTAAATGCAGCCAGCTTAAACTCCCAACTCCTATCCTGCTATTAGCGGATTCGGGTTATCAAGGAATCAAAAAGTTGATCCCGCAAGCCCATACCCCGAAGAAGGCCTCCAAACATTATCCTTTAACGCGGCAAGACCAGCAACAAAACCGAGCGTTGTCTTCCCAGCGAATCAAGATTGAAAACGTGTTTGGTTTTCTTAAACGATTCAAAATTTTTGCTACCAAGTATAGAAATCGTCGAAAGCGCTTTGGCTTACGCTTTAACCTCTTTGCTGCCATTGCTAATTACGACACTATCTAA
- the pdxA gene encoding 4-hydroxythreonine-4-phosphate dehydrogenase PdxA, with protein sequence MDKPKIKLGITLGDYNGIGPEVIIKTLADNRILNFCTPIIYGSGSLINKTRKLLHVENFSFQQIRQIAEHDSKRINVLNCWEEDLELNLGNPTPQSGRAALQSLQAASADLKAGNIDGIVTAPIDKDNIQSEEFKFPGHTEFFTSYFEAPESLMFLVSGNLRVATVTGHIPVKEVANKITTELLVQKLTILLHTLQKDFGIQKPRIAVLGLNPHAGENGLLGTEEQEIILPAIRSLKENGHLLFGPFPADGFFGTRQYQQVDATLAMYHDQGLIPFKTLAFENGVNYTAGLPIVRTSPDHGTAYNIAGANKAQESSFREALFLAIDIIRKRSTP encoded by the coding sequence ATGGATAAACCAAAAATAAAATTAGGCATTACCCTGGGCGATTATAATGGCATTGGGCCGGAAGTAATCATAAAAACGCTGGCCGATAACCGCATTTTAAATTTTTGCACTCCTATTATATACGGCTCTGGTTCGTTAATTAACAAAACCCGGAAACTATTGCACGTAGAAAATTTTTCCTTCCAACAAATCCGGCAAATTGCCGAACACGACAGTAAGCGCATAAATGTACTTAATTGCTGGGAAGAAGATTTAGAATTAAACTTGGGCAATCCCACGCCGCAATCCGGCCGGGCGGCTTTACAATCCCTCCAGGCGGCCAGTGCCGATTTAAAAGCCGGCAATATCGATGGCATTGTAACCGCCCCGATTGATAAAGACAACATCCAGTCCGAAGAATTTAAATTTCCGGGCCATACCGAATTTTTTACTTCTTACTTCGAAGCCCCGGAAAGCTTAATGTTTCTGGTAAGTGGCAATTTACGGGTAGCAACTGTTACCGGCCATATTCCTGTAAAAGAGGTAGCAAATAAAATTACGACGGAGCTGTTAGTGCAGAAATTAACCATATTGCTGCACACGCTACAAAAAGATTTTGGCATTCAGAAACCCCGCATTGCGGTACTCGGCTTAAATCCGCACGCCGGCGAAAACGGTTTGTTGGGAACCGAAGAACAAGAAATTATTCTCCCGGCTATCCGGTCTTTAAAAGAAAACGGACATTTACTTTTCGGACCTTTTCCGGCCGATGGTTTTTTTGGCACCCGCCAATACCAGCAGGTTGATGCCACCTTGGCCATGTACCACGACCAGGGACTTATTCCTTTTAAAACTTTAGCCTTCGAGAACGGCGTCAATTATACCGCTGGTCTACCCATAGTGCGCACCTCCCCCGATCACGGCACAGCGTATAATATCGCGGGCGCCAACAAAGCCCAGGAAAGTTCTTTCCGCGAAGCATTATTTTTGGCTATTGATATTATCCGGAAAAGAAGTACCCCGTAG
- a CDS encoding YceD family protein has protein sequence MRKINEFDIQIATLSNKVHTYDFVLDNAFFALFDQTLVNGGQLQAHVILDKTDLLLQFEFKITGSVNVTCDRSLDEFDYPVEIDELLLVRYGAVETELDDNVWQILPGTQSINIAQHLFDYVGLAIPIKKLHPRFYEVDEDPDAENILIYSSNGNAADSEDGSDDDEAGDPRWDVLKKLK, from the coding sequence GTGAGAAAGATAAACGAGTTTGACATTCAGATTGCCACCCTTAGCAATAAGGTTCACACGTACGATTTTGTTCTGGATAATGCTTTCTTTGCTTTATTCGATCAAACGCTGGTAAATGGGGGGCAGTTGCAGGCCCATGTAATTTTAGATAAAACCGATTTGCTGCTGCAATTTGAATTTAAAATTACGGGCTCGGTAAATGTTACCTGCGATCGTAGTTTAGATGAATTTGATTACCCAGTAGAAATAGACGAATTATTGCTGGTAAGATATGGTGCAGTAGAAACCGAGCTCGACGATAATGTATGGCAAATACTACCGGGTACCCAATCCATCAACATTGCCCAGCATTTGTTCGACTACGTGGGTTTAGCGATTCCCATAAAAAAATTACATCCGCGTTTCTACGAAGTAGATGAAGACCCGGATGCCGAAAACATTCTTATTTATTCGAGCAACGGAAACGCCGCCGATAGCGAAGATGGTTCGGACGATGATGAAGCCGGTGACCCGCGTTGGGATGTTTTAAAAAAATTAAAGTAA
- a CDS encoding NAD(P)-dependent oxidoreductase: MPFAKLKCLIIDQMHLSIIPMLEEIGFAVSYQPEIKASEVKEILANYDGLIVRSKLRITDDLLADTQRLRFVARAGAGVDNVDEAALEKYHIKLLNAPEGNRDAVGEHTVGLLLALMRHVVKADREVRRYEWHREANRGEEIRGKTIGIVGYGNMGQSFAQRLSSFGCRVLAHDIDHTVVPDDYAMLCPLEQLKAEADVVSFHIPFTPANRYLADDSFLNSFRKNIWLLNSSRGEIVELKSLVQALKSGKVKGAALDVLENEKLATLSPEQKNSFEYLIKASNVILSPHIAGWTHESYVKINEVLTQKIKNLLPALK, translated from the coding sequence ATGCCTTTTGCTAAACTAAAGTGTCTGATTATTGACCAAATGCATTTATCGATCATTCCTATGCTGGAAGAAATCGGGTTCGCCGTCTCGTACCAACCCGAAATCAAAGCTTCGGAAGTTAAAGAAATACTGGCCAATTACGATGGTCTGATTGTCCGGAGCAAACTGCGCATTACCGACGATTTACTGGCCGATACCCAACGTTTGCGCTTTGTGGCCCGCGCCGGGGCCGGCGTGGATAACGTGGACGAAGCAGCTCTGGAAAAATACCATATTAAACTTTTAAATGCGCCCGAAGGCAACCGCGACGCCGTTGGGGAACATACCGTGGGGCTCCTGCTGGCTTTGATGCGGCACGTAGTAAAAGCCGATCGGGAAGTGCGCCGGTACGAATGGCACCGCGAAGCTAACCGGGGCGAAGAAATTAGGGGCAAAACCATTGGCATTGTGGGTTACGGCAACATGGGGCAATCTTTTGCCCAACGGTTAAGCAGTTTTGGGTGCCGGGTACTCGCCCATGACATCGACCATACCGTCGTGCCCGACGATTACGCCATGCTTTGTCCTTTAGAACAATTAAAGGCCGAAGCCGATGTGGTTAGCTTTCACATTCCGTTTACGCCCGCTAACCGGTATTTAGCCGACGATTCTTTTCTGAACAGTTTTCGCAAAAACATCTGGCTGTTAAACTCCTCGCGCGGCGAAATAGTAGAACTGAAAAGCCTGGTACAAGCCCTGAAGAGCGGCAAAGTGAAAGGGGCCGCTTTAGACGTGCTCGAAAATGAAAAACTGGCCACCTTGAGCCCCGAACAAAAAAACAGTTTTGAGTACCTGATCAAAGCTTCCAACGTGATCTTATCGCCGCACATTGCCGGCTGGACCCACGAATCGTATGTAAAAATTAACGAGGTACTTACCCAAAAAATTAAAAATTTACTGCCCGCGCTAAAGTAA
- the greA gene encoding transcription elongation factor GreA encodes MGSISYYTAEGLQKLKDELAELKTKGRAEVARQLAEARDKGDLSENAEYDAAKDAQGHLELKISKLEEVVGNARLIDDSNLDMSKALILSKVKIKNLNNNMVMDYVLVSEEEANLAQGKISVKSPIGKGLLGKSVGEVAEITIPAGKIRFEVLEISR; translated from the coding sequence ATGGGATCTATATCGTATTACACCGCCGAAGGTTTGCAGAAGTTAAAAGATGAATTAGCGGAGCTGAAAACGAAAGGTCGGGCCGAAGTAGCGCGGCAATTGGCCGAAGCCCGCGACAAAGGCGATTTAAGTGAAAATGCGGAATACGACGCCGCCAAGGATGCGCAAGGCCATCTGGAATTAAAAATTTCGAAGCTCGAAGAAGTAGTGGGCAATGCCCGCCTGATTGATGATTCGAATTTAGATATGAGTAAAGCCTTGATCTTATCTAAAGTAAAGATTAAGAATCTGAACAATAACATGGTGATGGACTACGTGTTAGTATCGGAGGAAGAAGCTAATTTAGCCCAGGGTAAAATTTCGGTTAAATCACCTATTGGTAAGGGTTTATTAGGTAAATCAGTGGGCGAAGTAGCGGAGATTACGATTCCGGCCGGTAAAATCCGTTTTGAGGTTCTGGAGATTTCCCGTTAG
- a CDS encoding leucyl aminopeptidase family protein: MPTQLKYDSHLPKDENLVYIVNATAEVPGAEFSPEEQKYLAAQIENKNQLVVINRYIYRIYVVIITPKPAFYAYHEELRKAGFNLQKLLQTDKVADIYLRDVTDSKASLYLAEGLFLSNYQFDKYKTDKSAAFFLKNIIITDAAIAETEVTEQNNLLLGVYLTRDLVNEPANYQSAEQFAETIVAVGEHAGFQTEVLDFLKIQALKMGGLLAVNQGSLDPPTFSILEYKPENAQNSKPYLLVGKGVVYDTGGLSLKPTPNSMDMMKCDMAGAAGVIGIFYALAKNQIPLHVIGLIPATDNRPGGRAFAPGDVITMYSGTTVEVLNTDAEGRLILADALHFAKKYDPQLVIDMATLTGAAARAIGREGIVMMSNAPEEIREKFKKTGENTYERLVEFPLWEEYAEHLKSDIADLKNLGGPEAGAITAGKFLEHFTAFPWIHLDIAGTAFLTAPDNYRGKNATGSTVRLIYQFLTDQVKKAQ; this comes from the coding sequence ATGCCTACACAACTCAAATACGATAGCCATTTACCGAAAGATGAAAATCTGGTGTATATCGTGAACGCCACGGCAGAGGTGCCCGGCGCTGAATTTTCTCCGGAAGAACAAAAATACCTGGCAGCACAAATCGAAAACAAAAACCAGTTAGTTGTTATAAACCGGTATATCTATCGTATTTACGTGGTTATCATTACTCCCAAACCAGCATTCTATGCCTATCACGAAGAATTACGTAAAGCGGGATTTAACTTGCAAAAGCTGCTGCAAACCGATAAAGTAGCGGATATTTACCTCCGCGATGTAACCGATTCCAAAGCTTCTTTATATCTCGCCGAAGGCTTGTTTCTGAGCAATTACCAGTTTGATAAATATAAAACCGACAAGAGTGCCGCCTTTTTTTTAAAAAATATTATAATAACAGATGCGGCCATTGCAGAAACCGAAGTTACCGAACAGAACAACTTGCTGTTGGGTGTTTACCTGACCCGCGATTTAGTGAATGAGCCGGCCAATTACCAATCTGCGGAACAATTTGCCGAAACCATTGTGGCCGTAGGTGAACACGCCGGTTTTCAGACGGAAGTACTGGATTTTTTAAAAATTCAGGCTTTAAAGATGGGCGGTTTATTAGCGGTGAACCAAGGCAGCCTTGATCCGCCGACTTTTTCCATTCTGGAATATAAGCCCGAAAATGCGCAGAACAGCAAGCCTTATCTTTTGGTGGGCAAAGGCGTCGTGTACGATACCGGCGGCTTAAGTCTGAAACCCACGCCCAACTCCATGGACATGATGAAGTGCGATATGGCCGGAGCGGCAGGAGTTATCGGCATTTTCTATGCTTTGGCCAAAAACCAAATTCCCCTGCATGTAATTGGTTTAATTCCGGCTACCGATAACCGCCCTGGCGGACGCGCTTTTGCCCCCGGCGATGTTATTACCATGTACAGCGGCACTACCGTAGAAGTGTTAAATACCGATGCCGAAGGCCGCTTGATATTAGCCGATGCTTTACATTTTGCCAAAAAATACGATCCGCAATTAGTAATAGACATGGCTACTTTAACCGGTGCCGCGGCTCGGGCTATTGGGCGGGAAGGAATTGTAATGATGAGCAATGCACCGGAAGAAATTAGGGAAAAATTTAAAAAAACCGGCGAAAACACCTACGAACGCCTCGTAGAATTTCCCTTGTGGGAAGAATACGCCGAGCACCTGAAATCCGACATTGCGGATTTGAAAAACTTAGGTGGCCCGGAGGCCGGCGCCATTACGGCCGGTAAGTTTCTCGAACATTTTACCGCCTTTCCCTGGATTCACCTGGACATTGCCGGAACCGCCTTTCTTACCGCACCGGATAATTACCGGGGCAAGAATGCGACTGGCTCTACCGTTCGGCTCATCTACCAATTCCTGACGGATCAAGTTAAAAAAGCACAGTAG
- the rpmF gene encoding 50S ribosomal protein L32: protein MAHPKRKISKTRRDKRRTHYKLTPSTHMECSNCGSPVLYHRVCSECGFYRGKQAIEKEVAA, encoded by the coding sequence ATGGCACATCCAAAACGAAAGATTTCGAAAACCAGAAGAGATAAGAGAAGAACGCATTATAAATTAACGCCCAGCACGCACATGGAATGCTCTAACTGCGGTTCACCGGTATTGTATCACCGGGTATGTTCGGAGTGTGGGTTTTACCGGGGTAAGCAAGCTATCGAGAAAGAAGTAGCAGCCTAA
- a CDS encoding sugar phosphate isomerase/epimerase family protein, producing the protein MMQITFFRSIWGMEEPTLEKNLKRIKEAGFDGVEMMVPLDKPGQQKLSTLLQDLELDLIASQWAAHGNTFSEYLQSFETHLYANAHLNPLFSNSQTGKDYYSPEQTSQLIERAAQIAQETQVPVLHETHRGKFTFHTRSTEYFLQKHPDLRLTADFSHWCTVCESYLEDQKEIMELAISRTDHIHARVGHPQAAQVSDPRAPEWQEALQHHLHWWDAIVANHQKKGSAVLTICPEFGPYPYLPQEPYTQKPLADLWEVNVYMKDLLQKRYSSD; encoded by the coding sequence ATGATGCAGATTACATTTTTTCGGTCGATTTGGGGAATGGAAGAACCTACTCTGGAGAAAAATTTAAAAAGAATAAAAGAAGCCGGGTTTGATGGGGTGGAGATGATGGTGCCTTTAGATAAACCCGGTCAACAAAAGTTAAGTACCTTATTGCAGGATCTGGAATTAGATTTAATTGCCTCGCAATGGGCAGCCCACGGAAATACTTTTTCCGAATACCTGCAATCCTTTGAAACTCATCTATATGCCAATGCCCACTTAAATCCATTGTTTAGTAATTCCCAAACCGGTAAAGATTATTATTCCCCGGAGCAAACCAGCCAATTGATTGAACGGGCCGCCCAGATTGCACAAGAAACCCAAGTTCCGGTATTACACGAAACGCACCGCGGTAAATTTACTTTCCATACCCGCAGTACCGAGTACTTCTTACAAAAACATCCGGATTTAAGATTAACCGCTGATTTTTCGCATTGGTGCACTGTGTGCGAATCGTACTTAGAAGACCAAAAAGAAATTATGGAACTAGCTATTTCCCGTACCGATCACATCCACGCGCGGGTAGGTCATCCGCAAGCGGCCCAGGTAAGCGATCCGCGGGCGCCGGAATGGCAGGAAGCTTTGCAGCATCATTTACATTGGTGGGACGCCATTGTGGCCAATCATCAGAAAAAAGGCAGTGCTGTATTAACTATATGTCCGGAGTTTGGACCTTATCCGTACCTGCCCCAGGAACCTTACACCCAAAAACCGCTGGCCGACTTGTGGGAAGTAAATGTATACATGAAAGATTTACTGCAAAAAAGGTACAGTTCTGATTAA